In the Topomyia yanbarensis strain Yona2022 chromosome 3, ASM3024719v1, whole genome shotgun sequence genome, one interval contains:
- the LOC131691405 gene encoding DNA repair and recombination protein RAD54B-like, protein MRRSCAPSMKRAADTGSEQTTRPFLSTTRLAPEKAEVDAKLMELFNSSENHARTLETLAKTRQPLAPRPVEEKQHCTKVLFSVVWGKITTKKHKTWEGDGTLELTGKCATLINEDGKIIASSNGVKTEDFEEGSRVIVGSKELEIIEKLSSVGDASNENLQQQIPSKRSKLETIDKHFKPPAVHNSIAVPSTSKRPVLDTAFKQVAMSENEVPAEFVPLLMGTPSYEHQWKHNNSKGSISEVSVPYCLAKHLRPHQREGVKFLYKCVIGFTLGESEWCGAILADEMGLGKTLQCISLVYTLLKQGPYGQPMVRRVLIVTPSSLVDNWKGEITKWLETERIFTFIVGPNNKLKKYAQSPHIPILIISYEMLAKQIEELESVKFDLVVCDEGHRLKNSNIRTSTVLDGIDCHRRILLTGTPIQNDLQEFYSLINFVNPGILGSYAEFKAKYEIPIIQSQQPNVLKEFQELGKLRLVELNSITSKFVLRRTQEVINKYLPKKQELVVFVYPSQLQQTLLRTALQSYEQSGPTVTSPLKLITILKKICNHPSLITVPDKNDPESLIQSLNDRLPAWNEMSPEDSGKLSILGNLLEALIVQREKIVVVSYYSKTLDMIMGLCQHYNYKFCRLDGSTPSNDRSKHVASFNSTSSDIFVFLLSAKAGGTGLNLIGASRLVLFDNDWNPASDLQAMARIWRDGQSRPVYIYRLITAFSIEEKIYQRQISKSSLSGAIVDQTQNLSNLKFSDEELKDLFSFVNESDDCLTHQLLACDCKGAGDIPEPLVHSSQEEHPDMQEQSRFQIRAAKSRTHQQRRSMKMQELMRWEHHRSPVRNDVLEELSLTECSEGIVFLFRNKS, encoded by the exons ATGCGTCGAAGTTGTGCCCCATCGATGAAACGCGCGGCGGACACCGGATCGGAACAGACGACCCGGCCGTTCCTATCCACTACGCGCCTTGCACCAGAAAAGGCTGAAGTTGACGCTAAATTAATGGAACTCTTCAATAGTTCAGAAAATCACGCCCGGACGCTGGAGACCCTAGCAAAAACACGACAACCGTTGGCCCCGCGACCAGTGGAGGAAAAGCAGCATTGCACCAAAGTTCTATTCAGTGTCGTTTGGGGTAAAATAACGACCAAGAAACATAAAACGTGGGAAGGGGATGGAACACTAGAATTGACTGGCAAGTGTGCCACTTTGATAAATGAAGATGGTAAAATTATCGCTAGTTCTAATGGCGTGAAAACGGAGGATTTCGAAGAAGGATCCCGTGTAATCGTTGGTAGTAAAGAGTTAGAGATTATCGAAAAGCTTTCAAGTGTAGGTGATGCATCTAACGAGAACTTGCAGCAACAAATTCCCTCTAAAAGATCTAAACTTGAAACGATTGATAAGCATTTCAAACCACCAGCTGTTCACAATAGCATCGCTGTACCATCAACTTCTAAACGGCCAGTTCTCGATACTGCGTTCAAACAGGTTGCCATGAGTGAAAACGAAGTACCTGCTGAATTTGTGCCTTTGTTGATGGGGACTCCTTCGTacgaacatcaatggaaacacaATAATAGTAAGGGTTCTATATCGGAAGTTTCGGTACCCTACTGTTTGGCTAAACACCTGCGACCTCATCAAAGAGAAGGCGTGAAGTTTCTCTACAAATGCGTGATAGGGTTCACTCTGGGGGAATCAGAGTGGTGTGGCGCTATTCTAGCTGACGAAATGGGACTGGGAAAAACACTCCAGTGCATAAGCTTAGTCTATACTCTGTTGAAGCAGGGACCCTATGGCCAACCAATGGTGAGGCGCGTCTTGATCGTCACACCCAGCAGTTTGGTGGATAATTGGAAAGGTGAGATTACCAAGTGGCTTGAAACGGAACGGATTTTCACCTTCATTGTTGGACCTAATAACAAGTTAAAAAAGTACGCACAATCGCCACATATACCTATTCTAATAATATCGTACGAAATGCTAGCCAAACAGATAGAAGAACTGGAATCGGTCAAATTTGATCTGGTAGTGTGCGATGAAGGACATCGACTAAAGAACAGCAATATAAGGACATCAACGGTTTTAGATGGAATTGATTGTCATCGTAGGATCCTACTCACCGGAACTCCCATTCAGAACGACCTACAGGAATTCTATTCCTTGATCAATTTCGTCAATCCGGGAATATTAGGTTCCTACGCGGAGTTCAAAGCCAAATACGAGATTCCGATTATTCAATCGCAACAACCCAACGTGCTGAAAGAATTTCAAGAACTAGGAAAGTTGCGACTAGTTGAACTGAACTCTAtcacttcaaaatttgtacttCGTAGAACGCAGGAAGTGATTAACAAGTACCTCCCCAAAAAACAGGAACTAGTTGTGTTTGTCTATCCATCTCAACTCCAACAGACACTTCTACGTACTGCTTTACAGTCCTACGAGCAATCTGGGCCAACGGTTACTTCGCCGCTTAAATTGATTACAatacttaaaaaaatttgcaatcATCCTTCTTTAATCACTGTCCCCGATAAAAACGATCCAGAATCTCTAATTCAGTCACTCAACGATCGTCTTCCCGCCTGGAATGAAATGAGTCCAGAAGATTCTGGTAAGCTCAGCATTCTTGGAAATTTACTCGAAGCTTTGATAGTGCAACGCGAAAAAATTGTTGTCGTTTCCTACTATAGCAAGACATTAGATATGATCATGGGGCTTTGTCAGCATTATAATTACAAGTTTTGTCGATTGGACGGATCAACTCCCTCTAACGATAGAAGCAAACATGTTGCTAGCTTCAACAGCACATCTTCGgacatttttgtatttctacTTAGTGCCAAAGCTGGAGGAACCGGTCTAAATTTAATCGGAGCCTCCCGGCTGGTCTTGTTTGATAACGACTGGAATCCGGCTAGTGACCTCCAAGCCATGGCTCGCATTTGGCGGGACGGGCAATCTCGCCCGGTTTACATTTACCGGCTTATAACGGCCTTTTCCATCGAGGAGAAAATTTATCAACGACAGATTTCAAAGTCTTCGTTAAGCGGTGCAATTGTGGACCAAACGCAAAACCTTAGCAATCTCAAGTTCTCCGACGAAGAATTGAAGGATTTGTTCTCCTTTGTCAACGAGTCGGATGATTGTCTCACTCATCAGCTGCTGGCTTGTGATTGTAAGGGGGCTGGGGACATCCCTGAACCTCTTGTTCATTCAAGTCAAGAAGAACACCCGGACATGCAAGAACAAAGTCGGTTTCAAATTAGAGCTGCCAAATCGCGCACGCACCAACAGCGGCGATCGATGAAAATGCAAGAATTGATGCGATGGGAACACCATAGAAGTCCTGTTCGAAATGATGTTTTGGAG GAACTATCATTAACGGAGTGTTCAGAAGGAATTGTTTTCCTGTTTCGGAACAAGTCGTAA
- the LOC131691406 gene encoding probable prefoldin subunit 4, whose amino-acid sequence MGSKSENKNKGTFQPDSDVHITIDDQMKINKFANYNAKVEDLKEELKIKQNELKNLEEAGDEIELLDEDTPIPFLIGEVFISHDLPRTQELLAEVKEKKKQEIENIQKLSKDIQEKMGELKAHLYGRFGSNIYLENDE is encoded by the exons ATGGGCTCAAAGTCAGAAAACAAGAACAAGGGAACATTCCAACCG GATTCAGATGTGCACATTACCATAGATGATCAGATGAAgatcaacaaattcgctaattACAACGCTAAAGTTGAAGATCTCAAGGAAGAGCTTAAGATCAAGCAGAATGAACTGAAGAATCTAGAAGAAGCCGGCGACGAGATTGAACTTTTAGATGAAGACACTCCGATACCATTTCTGATCGGAGAGGTGTTTATTTCGCACGACCTGCCGAGGACACAG GAACTGCTGGCCGAGGTGAAGGAAAAGAAAAAGCAAGAGATCGAGAACATTCAGAAACTGTCGAAAGATATCCAGGAAAAGATGGGCGAACTTAAAGCGCACCTCTATGGAAGATTCGGAAGCAATATCTATCTCGAGAACGACGAATAA
- the LOC131690582 gene encoding eukaryotic translation initiation factor 3 subunit E, giving the protein MATFDLTAKNCQYLDRHLTFPLLEFLLQKKIYDQTSLLKFILETVSKTNMVDYTMDIRERLNLGTELPEELTKRRANVLVKLKELQAEVAPLMKCMEELKNPDTMKDSKSIVHALQQEFDYKYDVIKSAQKLAKYLYECGNYRDSISYLYICLLVMEPTDKNYLNVLWGKLAAEILTLNWATALEDLTRLRDFIDNHNFSPIEVLQQRTWLIHWSVLVFFNHAKGRDLIIEMFLYKQLYLNAIQTMCPHILRYLATAVIINRGRRNALKDLIKIIQQESYTYRDPITEFLEHLYVNFDFEGARMKLHECQTVIVNDFFIIGCLQEFVENARLMIFETFCRIHQCITIGMLADKLNMEPAEAECWIVNLIRNARLDAKIDSKLGHVVMGTQPLSPYQQLVEKIDSLSVRSEALTVLVERKQKAKTQESGEGNWKYY; this is encoded by the exons ATGGCAACGTTTGATTTGACCGCAAAAAATTGCCAGTACCTGGACCGGCACTTGACTTTTCCTTTGCTAGAGTTCCTTCTGCAAAAAAAG ATTTACGACCAAACATCGCTACTGAAGTTTATCTTGGAAACGGTtagcaaaacaaacatggtCGATTATACGATGGACATTCGGGAGCGCCTAAACTTGGGTACGGAGCTGCCAGAAGAATTAACCAAACGTCGGGCCAATGTGTTGGTCAAACTAAAGGAACTGCAGGCGGAGGTTGCACCGCTTATGAAATGCATGGAGGAATTGAAAAATCCGGATACGATGAAGGATTCCAAGTCCATCGTACATGCTTTACAGCAAGAGTTTGAT TATAAATACGATGTCATCAAAAGCGCACAAAAATTGGCTAAGTATCTGTACGAGTGCGGCAACTATCGCGATTCGATTTCTTATTTGTACATTTGTTTGCTGGTTATGGAACCTACGGATAAGAATTATCTGAACGTTTTGTGGGGAAAGCTAGCTGCAGAGATTCTCACTTTGAACTGGGCAACAGCCCTCGAGGATTTGACGCGTTTACGCGATTTTATCGACAACCACAATTTTTCGCCGATTGAAGTCCTCCAGCAGCGCACCTGGTTGATCCACTGGAGTGTACTCGTATTCTTCAACCACGCCAAGGGACGCGATCTCATTATTGAGATGTTTTTGTACAAGCAGCTGTATTTGAATGCGATTCAAACAATGTGTCCCCACATTTTGCGTTATTTAGCTACTGCGGTCATTATCAACCGAGGAAGAAGAAATGCCCTCAAGGATTTGATTAAGATTATTCAGCAGGAGTCATATACTTATCGCGATCCTATCACCGAATTTTTGGAGCATCTGTATGTAAACTTTGACTTTGAAGGCGCTCGTATGAAACTGCACGAATGTCAAACGGTGATTGTTAATGATTTCTTTATTATCGGCTGCCTGCAGGAATTTGTCGAAAACGCTCGACTGATGATCTTTGAAACATTCTGTCGTATTCATCAGTGTATTACGATTGGAATGTTGGCCGATAAGCTGAATATGGAACCGGCCGAGGCCGAATGTTggatcgtcaacctaatccgtAACGCAAGGCTAGATGCCAAAATCGATTCTAAGCTCGGTCACGTTGTAATGGGAACGCAGCCTCTCTCTCCGTATCAACAGTTGGTAGAAAAAATTGACTCACTTTCAGTTCGTTCCGAAGCGCTAACCGTGTTGGTAGAGCGCAAGCAAAAAGCTAAAACACAAGAATCCGGAGAAGGAAATTGGAAATATTATTGA
- the LOC131694127 gene encoding uncharacterized protein LOC131694127, producing the protein MRKRGGFRRSRSRSPRRGGGGPGAMNKRYEVGKGQLLKPINWSHQKLDSVVRPSFRPKLDYRRSEREISEWRKSKEITIKGRDVPDPVFTFEEISFPAEISDELRFSGFTIPTPIQSQGWPIALSGRDMVGIAKTGSGKTLSYLLPAMIHIDQQTRLRRGDGPIALILAPTRELAQQIKQVTDDFGRTIKIKNTCLFGGGGKKNQSYDLDRGVEIVIATPGRLIDFLSSDHTNLRRCSYLVLDEADRMLDMGFEPQIRTIIEQIRPDHQTLMWSATWPDAVARLVKDYLKDYIQINVGSLKLAANHNILQIIDVCQEFEKETKLSILLREIMAEKECKTIIFIETKRRVDDITRKVTRDGWPAMCIHGDKSQKDREYTLNSFRSGKTPILIATDVAARGLDVDDVKFVINFDYPTTSEDYIHRIGRTGRSNNTGTAYTFFTPNNAGRARELVAVLKEAKQVINPKLLDMSNSRMRGKDNRNHVNSRYPRERRSRSFDRRGTYRRRSYSRSRSRSRSRTRSRSGSPRFSKRDVYRPVKRSRSRESRSVDSGRSDKRKRVVRKTSRSASRSPPRKRGSRSPQRKAGSRSPPRKGGSRSPVRKRASRSPLRKRGSRSPLRKGGSRSPARKVGSRSPPRKGASAVGAGGGNRKRNGRSRSPTPRKYRSRSRSRSRSRSRKSSRSRSRSRSREGRFRSAKNGKNGSNYDKY; encoded by the exons ATGAGAAAAAGAGGAGG ATTTCGGCGTAGCCGAAGCCGTAGTCCGCGTCGTGGTGGCGGAGGTCCCGGTGCCATGAACAAACGGTACGAGGTCGGGAAGGGACAGTTGTTAAAACCGATCAATTGGAGCCATCAAAAATTGGACTCCGTGGTCAGGCCATCTTTTCGCCCCAAGCTAGATTACAGACGATCTGAGCGTGAGATATCCGAGTGGAGAAAGTCGAAGGAAATAACAATTAAGGGTCGTGATGTCCCAGATCCAGTATTTACGTTTGAGGAAATTAGCTTCCCTGCGGAAATTTCTGATGAGTTACGTTTTTCCGGATTTACGATTCCAACTCCAATACAATCGCAGGGTTGGCCGATAGCCCTAAGCGGCAGAGATATGGTGGGAATTGCAAAAACTGGATCTGGTAAAACCCTTTCCTATCTTTTACCGGCCATGATACATATTGATCAGCAGACCAGACTGCGTCGTGGAGACGGTCCAATTGCATTAATTTTGGCCCCGACACGTGAGCTGGCCCAGCAGATTAAGCAGGTGACAGATGATTTCGGTCGGACGATAAAGATTAAAAACACTTGCCTTTTTGGTGGAGGtggcaaaaaaaatcaaagttatGATTTGGATCGTGGTGTTGAAATAGTTATAGCAACTCCGGGTAGGCTCATCGATTTTCTTTCCTCTGATCATACTAATCTTCGGCGATGCTCCTATCTTGTGCTGGATGAGGCTGATCGAATGCTGGACATGGGTTTCGAACCGCAAATTCGAACTATAATTGAACAAATACGCCCGGATCATCAAACTCTCATGTGGTCGGCAACCTGGCCAGACGCGGTTGCACGGCTTGTGAAGGATTATCTTAAGGACTACATTCAGATCAATGTAGGATCGCTGAAATTAGCCGCCAATCACAACATTTTACAAATTATTGACGTGTGCCAGGAGTTCGAAAAGGAAACTAAGCTCAGTATTCTCCTACGGGAGATTATGGCCGAAAAAGAATGCAAAACAATCATTTTCATCGAGACGAAAAGGCGAGTCGATGACATAACTCGTAAGGTGACCCGCGATGGCTGGCCGGCGATGTGTATTCATGGCGATAAATCACAGAAAGATCGTGAATATACTCTTAATT CTTTCCGCTCCGGCAAGACGCCTATTTTAATTGCTACCGATGTCGCTGCCAGAGGATTAG ATGTAGATGATGTAAAATTCGTTATCAACTTTGATTATCCGACTACATCGGAGGATTATATTCATCGTATTGGTCGTACTGGTCGTTCAAACAATACAGGCACGGCGTACACTTTTTTCACCCCGAATAATGCCGGCCGAGCTCGTGAACTAGTTGCAGTACTAAAGGAGGCTAAGCAGGTTATCAACCCCAAGCTGCTGGATATGTCTAATAGTCGCATGAGAGGAAAAG ATAACCGCAATCATGTCAATTCTCGCTATCCACGTGAACGACGTTCGCGATCTTTTGATCGCCGCGGAACCTACCGACGTCGTTCCTACTCGCGCTCTCGATCCCGGTCCCGTTCACGAACACGCTCTCGTTCTGGTTCGCCAAGATTCTCAAAGCGGGATGTGTACCGTCCGGTGAAACGAAGTCGGTCTCGCGAAAGCCGTAGTGTGGATAGCGGTCGCAGTGACAAACGAAAGAGAGTTGTGCGTAAAACAAGTCGCTCGGCTAGTCGATCTCCACCGCGCAAACGTGGAAGCCGATCCCCACAGCGCAAAGCTGGAAGTCGATCCCCGCCGCGCAAAGGTGGAAGTCGGTCACCGGTGCGCAAACGTGCAAGCCGATCTCCACTGCGCAAACGTGGAAGCCGATCTCCACTGCGCAAAGGTGGAAGTCGATCTCCAGCACGCAAAGTTGGTAGTCGATCTCCACCGCGCAAAGGTGCAAGCGCAGTTGGTGCTGGGGGTGGCAATCGGAAGCGCAACGGAAGAAGTAGATCTCCAACTCCACGTAAATATCGTAGTCGCAGCCGCAGTCGTAGTCGTAGCCGAAGTCGGAAAAGTAGCCGCAGCCGAAGTCGTAGCCGCAGCCGCGAGGGTAGATTCCGTTCGGCAAAGAACGGTAAGAACGGATCAAACTACGACAAATATTGA
- the LOC131694005 gene encoding uncharacterized protein LOC131694005, producing MNLFHIGLALLVGVCSTFVCNAKATHKVFCSEDQMRVHVALPANDSSTMIYLEGMKGYPEPKCKPTINDTLAEFQLSLSNVYECGVTRVVNKLTGKKVYYHRIIIEGGQEFGKEIVSVKCVTNGPLYNVTHGIVKRDVLPAGFQEPEDLEITSNITGSAPEPSLSIAVRQGDQLVSGDLNVSPGTNLQMEIFLDKNSAPIYGLGVNYMQVTDTLSQEETIIFNGCSVDPYLFENFNTVDGDLLTAKFRAFKFPESTYVQFRGTVNVCVDRCKGVTCSNGQIAYGRKRREISQSLADPNKVYEVTMTTFIKVNYDDSVDKGAASDIDQKFRQLKLANQKLARNSRAGNVFESIHVSKTAESSPSENAKVEETILFTREVISQPQGNIGMSSSSSRQFTVASLAIALLLSLTAIKCNVVL from the exons CAACCCACAAAGTGTTCTGCTCCGAGGACCAAATGCGAGTTCACGTTGCCCTGCCAGCGAATGATTCCAGTACCATGATCTACCTGGAAGGCATGAAAGGCTATCCTGAACCCAAGTGTAAACCGACCATCAATGACACTCTGGCAGAGTTTCAACTGTCGCTATCGAACGTCTATGAGTGTGGTGTGACGAGAGTGGTCAACAAACTTACC GGTAAAAAAGTATACTACCACCGGATCATCATTGAGGGCGGTCAAGAGTTTGGCAAGGAAATTGTCAGCGTAAAATGTGTCACTAACGGACCTCTCTACAACGTAACCCATGGGATCGTCAAGCGAGATGTACTGCCGGCAGGATTTCAGGAACCAGA GGACCTGGAAATTACTTCCAACATAACAGGAAGTGCCCCAGAGCCATCACTGAGCATTGCCGTTCGTCAAGGTGACCAATTGGTCTCGGGTGACTTGAATGTGAGTCCAGGGACGAACcttcaaatggaaatatttttggATAAAAACTCGGCTCCAATTTATGGTCTTGGAGTGAATTACATGCAAGTGACAGACACTTTGTCGCAAGAGGAAACTATTATATTCAATGG ATGCTCGGTCGATCCATATTTATTCGAAAACTTCAATACTGTTGACGGGGACCTGCTCACGGCAAAGTTTCGTGCCTTCAAATTTCCGGAGTCAACCTACGTACAGTTTCGTGGCACCGTTAATGTGTGCGTGGATCGATGCAAAGGAGTAACCTGCAGCAATGGACAAATCGCCTACGGCCGTAAACGTCGCGAAATCAGTCAAAGCTTGGCTGATCCAAACAAAGTTTACGAAGTGACCATGACAACGTTCATCAAGGTCAATTATGACGACAGTGTAGATAAGG GTGCCGCTTCGGACATCGATCAGAAATTTCGACAACTGAAACTGGCAAATCAAAAGCTGGCCCGAAACAGTCGCGCTGGTAACGTATTCGAAAGCATTCACGTGTCCAAAACCGCCGAATCAAGTCCAAGTGAAAACGCCAAGGTCGAAGAAACGATTCTATTCACCAGGGAGGTCATTAGTCAGCCTCAAGGAAACATAGGTATGAGTAGCAGCAGCAGTCGGCAATTTACAGTAGCTAGCTTAGCCATTGCACTGCTACTATCCTTAACCGCAATCAAATGCAACGTTGTCCTCTAA